The following is a genomic window from Candidatus Obscuribacter sp..
GTGACGTACTGGGCGAAGTTCAGTGCTGCTGGTCCGAGCGGTCAGTTGAAGGTGTTTGGTGGCCGGTATGCCGGTGTTGGCTCTGCTGGCACAGACATTGTGTCGTCGCCCGTTAGTGGCACCGCATTTACGCAGTACACCGTTTCTTTCACGCCGACCGAAGACTGTGTCGTGGACATATTCTTCGAGGTTTGGGGAAGTTCCACGCAGTCGGCGACCGTGTCTGGTCCGCTGGTTGTTTCACAGTAAGGAGTGGAGAAACATGGACGCAGGATTTAACACAATACCGTACCAAGCAGCGCCAGCAATCTGGGGCTCGGTGAGGGATGCAAGCTCAATGCAGTTGGTCTCTGGGGCGTCACCGTATGTGGTGGTGAGCCAGAGAGCGGGACCTCAGTACACGATGGACTCGCGTGGGCGTTTGACGCAGATCACTTTTTCAAACGGTACCACGGTGGTTTACAACTACGACAACATGGGGAACCGCGTGTCGGTAGTGACGACTGCAGGTCCGCACGGGCTATGAGTCAGAGAGATGAACTCGCAGAAACAATTGACAGAAATCAGGAAAAACAGACTATGACAACTACGAACAATCAAAATAACAGTGCAGCGAAAGTGCAACCTCCGATTCCGCCAGCACCTCCGGTGACAACGTCTCCGCCGCTCCCGCCACTTCCGTCAAAGGCACCGTCTTCGGACAATCCGATTAAGGCGCTGGCGCCAGGTTGGCGTTTTCAGCCCGGCAAACCGGGCACTATGGCCGACACCGACAAGGTGGTAGAAGGTCGAATCATTGATGCGTCGAAGATCTACAAAAACGGAGCGTCGTTGGATTTCGCTCCGGTGGGTGCAGGCAATGTGCGAAGCTTTGCCAGCAACACCGTGGAAGGACCCGCGTCGATTGCGGAACTTGCCCGCGCGCTGAAGAACGACCCGCAGCTCATTTTTGAGTATGTGTACAACAACATCGAGTGGCAACCCGGTTGGGGAGTAATGAAGGGGGCTCTGGGCTGTCTACTAGACGGCAGTGGAAATTCCTTCGACCAGAGCATGCTGCTTGTGGCGCTTCTGCGTCAGGCTGGCTTCACGGCGAGCTACGTAAAAGGTCAGATTCAGCTCAATGAGACGCAGTTTGATGATTGGTTTAACACATCACACATTTTTGCCGCTTATTACTATGCTCAGTACGCCAACATTCCTGGCAACTTTCCTGTCTGGGACGGCGTGCAGTACAACATGGTGATGGGGCACGTGTGGGTGCAGGTGGTGATTTCTGGCACCACGTATGTGCTCGACCCGAGCTACAAGACCTACACGCGCAAGGCGCCGGTTGTAGGTCTTGCCGGTATTCTGGGTTATAACCAGGCGACATTCCTGGCTGACGCGCAGAGCGGCGCCACTGTTGATGGCAGCGGCAACTTCGTACAGAACATGAACACGAAGAATATCAACGCTGACCTGCAGACCATGACGTCTAACTTGGTCACCTACATTAAAAATAACGCAGTGGGGTCTGCTCCGGCGGGCACTGCAACGATGGACGACGTGCTGGGCGGGCAAGAAATTGTGCCTGTCACCCTTCCGTTTGCGTGGAGCACGACACTCGCTTATGAAGCGCCGGGCGATGTGCCGACGATTTGGGCGGCAGATGTGCCCCTTGCGTACAAGACTACGCTCCAGGTGCAGTATCCGCTCTCTGGTGGCGGCTGGGCTATTGACCAGACATTTACGTCAGACCAGCTTGGCGGCACTCGTTTGACTCTGACGTTTGACGCTGGACTGCATCCGGTACTGACGCTCAATGGGACTGTGATTGCGACAGGCAGCGAAGCTCAGGGTGCGGGCACTTACAATTCCGTGCTTTTGACTGTGAACCACAATGCTTATGCCTCACCGGTGTATCCGCTGCAGTGGTGGCAGGGCTCCATCTATGCCGGGCAGTATTATCTTATTGCTAATGCGTGGGGCATGATTGGCCGAGGTCAGGCAAACTTCCACCAGCGACAGTTGCTTGCAGCTGCGGCGGATTCTACTTCGACAACTGAGCGCTCGATCGGAGAAACCCTCTCCTATATCTGGTTCAATCTCGTGGGACAGTCGAGCCGTGTGGCGGAGCTTGTCGGGCGCATCAACAGCACCAACATGAACTTCTTCCATCAGGTCGGCATCGTGTCTTACACGCATGATGTAGGTACCGGGATGGCGTGGCCGGCGACGGATATTGGCGGTGTGTCGGGTTTCTCGTCGACGCTCAACTACGACTTCACTCAGCTTGCTATCACAAATACAGTGGTGGCGATGCACGGTGTGGCGCTTGAAGCGGCGACTCTGGAGCAGTTTACTGGTCTTACGCCGAGTGCTTCGACCACGACGGTTATCGACAAGGCTAACCGATCTGCTGTCGTCACGATCGGTGGCACGGTCACGGCGGGCAACGTGTTGACACTGACTGTCAATGACGCTGCCCTTAGCGGTGGCACGAGGTCTAATTCTTACACCGTTATTGGTGGCGACACGCTCACGACGATTGCTACAGCGCTGAAAAACGCGATCAACGCTGACATCAATTTGGCGGCTATCGGTGTTACCGCGATCTCGACCGGCCCGGTGATTTTGATTTCGTCCAAATCGGCGAACATGACGAGCTATACGTCGTCGACGAGTGGCGGTGCAACGGAAACTATCGCGATTGCTTTCTCGAAAATTTACCGAATCACGCCTGCCAACTGGACGACCGGTGCGAATATCTCGGCGACGCTTACCGCAAACGGTTTCCTGGCTGGAGATATTGCTGCGATTGGATCGTACATCGGCACTGGTGTGGACGCTGTGGTGGTGGGAGACCAGCCTGTTTATCAGTTGGATAGCTGGTACGGATGGGGAGACTGGATCTTCCCGAACTATGCCAACAACGGTGGAGCGCTTGGTCTAATCAATACGACGGCTAAGGGCGGCCAGAAGCCGCAATGCTCGTTTGGCTTCATTGATGGTGTTTTGCTCCTTGCGTGCGGCTCGGATGGTGGTGAGGATGGTCTGGGCGCCGAGAATCCCAATCCTGGGATTGATCCAAACGGCCAGCAGACCAGTGCGGAGCCGATCGGGTTGTTTTCGGGTGACTATTTCTACAATCGCAGTGACATTGCGGTTGGCAGTCAGGCTTTCCCTTATGGATTGAGCTTTGGACGCAATTACAACTCTAGAAATCAGTACAAGAAGGGAGTCTTGGGTTGGGGGTGGAGTCACAACCATGACATGACGGCGAAAATTGGCAGTGATGGCTTCTTGGCTATGGGTGAGCAGTTCGCCGCTCAGGGTGCTGCGTCAATTGTTGAGTTGTTCGTAAGCGTGGATCTTGCCACAGATTCTACTCAGCCAATTGTCAAACTCGTCACGATGAGCTTGGCTGATAAGTGGTGGATTGATCAGTTGGTTAATAATACTGTCACGCTCAAGGTTTCAACCTCGTCTAAGGTGTTTCTGAAACAGCCTGACGGAACTTATACTGCTCCTGCAAGTTCTCCTGGCATTCTGACTTTTACTGCTGGCGCGTATTCGCTAACAACGCCGCAAGGTGTGAAGTACAACTTCAATACTGGCGGGCAGATTTCAAGCTTTGTCACTCCCGGTGGTGTCACCGTCACGTGGACATACACGTCAGGATTGCTAACCAGTATCAGCAACGGTTTGGGGCGCACTCTGACCTTGAACTACACCAGTGGTGTGCTGACTTCTGTGAGTGACGGCAATGGCAGATCTGTTCAGTATGCGCTTGATGGGAGCTCGAATCTGACGTCCTTCACGGATGCCAATTCGCAGGTTATTTCGTATCAGTACGATCAACCTGGACGGTTGACCAAGGTCTTCTTGCCACTCAATCCCGCAACGCCAATTGTCACCAACGTTTATGACACATTAAGCCGCGTGCAGACCCAAGCTAATGCTAGGGGGCAGGTATGGACTTACTATTTTGCTGGGGCACGTACTGAAGAAGTCGACCCGCTTACCAACCAACGTGTACTTGACTTCAACCGACTGGGTCGCACCACCCGGTCTATCAATGCTCTGTCTTTTGAAGCAGAAATGAAGTATGACGGGCTCAATCGGCTCATCGAGACTACTTTGCCTGAAGGCAATAAGGTGGTTCTGACATATGACGCAAACAACAGTGTGCTGACTAAGACCTATGTACCCAAGTCAGGGTCTGGATTGTCGAACATTCAATTTGTGTACACGTATGATTCGACCTGGGCCAAGGTTAAGACGGTCGTGGACGGAAATAGCAAGACGACAACGTTTAGTTATGATCCAGTTAATGGTAACTTGCTGACGGTTACTAAGCCGCTTGTTGGCGGACTGACACCCCAGGCTGTGTTTACCTACAACGCTCGGGGTCAACTATTGACCGTCACCGATGAAACTGGCATTGTGACAAAGCTGAATTACGATGTGGCAACGGAGAAGCTCACCTCCGCTGTCGCTGACTACAGCCTGGTTGGTGGTCACTTAAACCTGACTACGTCATTTGGATATGACGCAGTTGGAAACCTTAACAGCATCACGGACCCCAATACAAACCAAACGACATTTGTGTTTGACAATGAACGTCGGCGGACGAAAGTGACTAGTGCTGCGCCGTTTAACTTTGTGACCAACGTTGCGTTTGACGTCAATGGCAGCGTGACCAGTGTGCAGCGTCAATTGACCAGTGCTCCTACCTGGCAGACAACTAGCTTTACTTACACTATTAGCGACAAAATCCTCACATCGGTTGATCCGGTTGGTCGAACAACGACCTGGTCTTATGACGGAGCTGACCGAGTGCAGACCATATTGGACGCGCAGGGACGGCTTTACCAGTTCGCGTATGACGCACTCAATCGAGTTAGTACAGTCACTGATCCGAGTAGCACCGTCGCTTCTACAAAAACCTATACCAACAACGGGCTTTTGAAAACGATAAAGGATGCTAACAACAACGTGACCCAGTTCGCGTATGATGGTTTAGATCGTCCGAGCGTGACTACATTTGCCGACTCTACCACTTCACAGGTCACATCTTACGATGGCAACAGCAATGTTCTGACTGCCGTTAGGAGGTCCGGCAATTCGATCGTGTTCACGTATGACGCGCTCAATCGAGTGTCTACGAAGGCGCCAGCAGGTCAGCCAACTGTCACCTACGGATATGACTTGGCGAATCGACTGACTTCGGTGTCAAAGCCAGTCGTTGGAGGAGATCCATCGAGTGGCAACTTCCAGAGGTTCTATGACACTGCGGGTCGTTTCTTCCAAGAGCAGTATCCTGACGGAAAAACTGTCACACATGTGCTTGATGCAAATAGCAACAGGACCAAGACGACTTGGCCAGATGGATACTTCGTCACTAGGACGTTTGATCAGCTCAATCGGCTGACTAACATCTTCTTGAACGGTTCGGGAGCAAGCTCGCTAATCTACGCTTACGATCAGCTTTCACGGAGAGCATCGGTGACCATGGGAAATGGAGCTAGCACTAGCTACGCATTTGGACTGAATAACAATTTGGAGGCGCTGACGAATAGCTTTGTGGGCTCTTCAAATACTTACGCGATGACCTACAACAATTCAGGAGAGTTAGTTGCAAATGGAGTGAGCGACACTTCGTTTGTGTGGCGGCCGGCTGCTGCTGGCACTGTGACTTATGGCGCTGCGGACAACGTAAACAAGTATCCGTCGGTTGGTGGTGTTGGCTACACATATGACGGAAACAAGAACCTGACGTTTGATGGCACCTGGACTTATACGTTTGATACAGAGAATCATCTTGTGTCGGCGGTCTCTGGAGGAGTGACCGCAAGCTATGTCTATGATCCGCTTGGAAGGCAAGCTCAGAAGACTGTAAGTGGCACTGCTACTAGGTTCGTCTACGATGGTCTGAAGCTTATTGCAACATATGATGGGAGTGGAACGTTGCTAAATCGGTATGTCCATGGACCAGGAGTGGATGAGCCAGCTATTCAGGTCACTGCAGGTGCAGTGCAGACCTTCTTCCACCGGGATTTCCAGGGCACTGTAGTTGCGACCACAAATAATGCTGGTGCTGTGGTTAACAAATACACCTACTCTCCATTCGGTGAAAGTGCTGCACTCAGTGGAACTATATTTGGTTATACTGGACAGCGGTATGATGCCGAGACAGGCTTGTACTATTACAAGGCAAGATGCTATTCGCCGAAGATCGGTCGGTTTCTGCAAACCGATCCGATTGGATATGGTGCGGGAGATCTCAATCTCTACAGCTACGTGGGTAATAGTCCACTGACATTTAAAGATCCGCTGGGACTGACCGCGCAAGGAAGTGGAGACGGCCCGGACGGACTGATTGATTGGTTGAAACCTGGTGGTGAAAACGACCCGCTTTTCAATAATGATGTAACATCTGATCTCACTGGTTCCAGTTATGGCGATGATGTTTATATGAAGCCAGATTATAGTCTGTTTTATGATTCCAATGTTGTAAAACATCCGGAGAACTTTTGGGATCCAGGCTTTCAGTGGGGTTGGAGAGAACAGCCTTATTCCGACATTCCTGTTCTTAAAGGAGAGTCTGAATCTAGTTATTGGGAAAGGGCTGAGCCAATTTTTCAGAAACTTGAAGCCAGCGGTATATACAAGCCTCTA
Proteins encoded in this region:
- a CDS encoding RHS repeat protein encodes the protein MDAGFNTIPYQAAPAIWGSVRDASSMQLVSGASPYVVVSQRAGPQYTMDSRGRLTQITFSNGTTVVYNYDNMGNRVSVVTTAGPHGL